The genomic DNA GAGGGGGCAGGTCGGTCAGGGACATCCCTGCCGGGCCGGCGTCACGGTCGCGAACGGTGATGGCTTGCACAGGATTCAGGCTCCTCACCGGGCAGCCGGGAGCGACTGCCCGCTCTGCACAGGTGGGTGCTCTCCCGGGGGAGACGAGCGGTCTCTCAGCGGCCGCCGCGGTCCGCGTAGCCGGCGAGCAGCGCGGAGAGGATGTCGGTCAGCCGCGGCTGCACCTCCACGACGGAGTGCGACAGCTCGGGGTCGGTCTGGTAGAAGACGCGCAGTTGCGTGCCCGGGGCGGCCATCTGCCAGAGGGCTCCCGCCATGGAGGTGGCCGTGGTCACGACGCTGCGCGCCTGGTCGGCGTCGAGCGGGGTGACGGCGCTGAGTGCGGTGCCTATGGAGTCGACCTCGGCGATGGCCCGCCGCTTGAAGGACCGTACGGAGTCGTGCGAGACGTTGCGCTCCAGGTTCAGCGCGGTGTGCGCGAGCAAATCGCAGAAGAGCGGGCGGTCGACCAGGGAGCGGGCCATCAAGTCGGCGATCGTACGGGCCTTCTCGTCCCACTCCGGATCGTCCGCGGCGGCGGCCGGGACGTCCGCGAGGCCGGCGCGGACGTCCTGCGACCAGGCGTGCCAGGCGTCGGCGGCCAGCCGCAGGAAGATCTGCTCGCGCGTCTCGAAGTAGCGCAGCATCGCCGACTTGTGCATGCCGACGGCTTCCGCGATCGCGGTGACGGTCACCTCCCGGACCCCGTGCGCGGTGGCCAGCCGGGCGGCCGCGGCGAGGATCGCGTCCTCGCGGGCGCGCTTGGCCTCGGGGCTGCGGGCGCGTACGAACTCGGTTCCGGTCACGGTCCCAGCTTAACGCAACGCGGTTGCGATACCAAGGGCGAATCTAGCGCAACGGTGTTGCGATATTAGCGCAACCGTGTTTCGCTATAGACATGAAGACGACGCAGCCCCACACCTGGTTCATCACCGGCTCCTCGCGCGGCTTCGGCCGCTCCCTGGCCGTCGCCGCCCTGGAGGCCGGCGACCGGGTCGTCGCCACGGCCCGCAGACCGGAGCAACTGGCCGACCTGGTCGGGAAGTACGG from Streptomyces sp. CMB-StM0423 includes the following:
- a CDS encoding TetR family transcriptional regulator — its product is MTGTEFVRARSPEAKRAREDAILAAAARLATAHGVREVTVTAIAEAVGMHKSAMLRYFETREQIFLRLAADAWHAWSQDVRAGLADVPAAAADDPEWDEKARTIADLMARSLVDRPLFCDLLAHTALNLERNVSHDSVRSFKRRAIAEVDSIGTALSAVTPLDADQARSVVTTATSMAGALWQMAAPGTQLRVFYQTDPELSHSVVEVQPRLTDILSALLAGYADRGGR